One genomic window of Bacteroidota bacterium includes the following:
- a CDS encoding CofH family radical SAM protein gives MEDYTFLIEKATATDAVKAIATKIMAGERITPDDALILYNNADTALLGLLASHVRIMKNGRNVFYIRNIHVEPTNICVYSCRFCSYSKRAGEPGAWSLSAAAIVDKVRKLGGQISELHITGGAHPKQDLDYYCELFASIKEVWPRLHIKALSAVELFYLFKLEGISYEEGLRKLIDSGLNSLPGGGAEIFDEELRKQICPDKVSSAEWLAIHEAAHKLGMHTNATMLYGHLESYEHRIDHMNRLRELQDRTSMFNAFIPLKFKSLNNSMDNIKECTLTDDLRNYAIARLFFDNITHLKAYWPMTGKQQAQLALSFGVDDMDGTINASTSIYSAAGGDTNPSMSTEEIIQLVSEAGFTAVERDAYYKVI, from the coding sequence ATGGAAGACTACACTTTTCTAATAGAGAAGGCAACTGCTACCGATGCCGTAAAAGCCATCGCCACCAAAATAATGGCCGGAGAACGCATTACTCCCGATGATGCATTGATTCTATATAACAACGCCGATACCGCTTTACTCGGGCTGCTGGCAAGCCATGTACGAATAATGAAAAATGGGCGTAATGTGTTTTATATCCGCAATATACACGTAGAACCTACAAATATCTGCGTTTACTCATGCCGTTTCTGTTCGTATTCAAAAAGAGCAGGCGAGCCGGGTGCCTGGTCGCTGAGTGCTGCCGCCATTGTTGACAAGGTGCGTAAACTGGGCGGTCAAATCAGTGAACTGCACATCACCGGAGGTGCTCATCCCAAACAGGATCTGGACTATTACTGCGAACTGTTTGCAAGTATCAAAGAAGTTTGGCCTCGACTTCACATCAAAGCTTTATCGGCAGTTGAATTATTTTATTTGTTCAAACTCGAAGGTATTTCATACGAAGAGGGTCTGCGCAAGCTTATCGACAGCGGACTTAACTCTCTGCCCGGAGGAGGGGCTGAAATTTTCGACGAAGAATTGCGTAAACAGATATGTCCCGATAAAGTGTCATCAGCCGAATGGCTTGCCATTCACGAAGCCGCGCATAAGCTGGGGATGCACACCAACGCCACGATGCTCTACGGCCACCTGGAATCCTACGAACATCGTATTGACCACATGAACCGGCTGCGCGAACTACAGGACAGAACAAGCATGTTCAATGCATTTATTCCGCTTAAATTCAAGAGCCTGAATAACAGCATGGACAATATTAAAGAATGTACCTTAACGGACGACCTGCGCAATTACGCCATAGCGCGCCTTTTCTTCGATAACATTACTCACCTGAAGGCCTACTGGCCCATGACGGGAAAGCAGCAGGCTCAGCTTGCGTTGTCGTTTGGTGTTGATGATATGGATGGAACTATTAATGCCTCAACAAGCATATATTCGGCAGCAGGCGGTGACACTAACCCCAGTATGAGTACAGAAGAGATAATACAGTTAGTAAGTGAAGCAGGCTTCACGGCTGTTGAACGAGACGCGTACTATAAGGTTATTTAA
- a CDS encoding thiol protease/hemagglutinin PrtT encodes MRTVRNCFVAMFAIIAVSTAFGAPVDVNKAGVIAKNLFYERANINGKIGYDAITIDQVFTETRNSQNVMYIFNVAGGRGFVIIAADDIAYPVLGYSDEGSYTAENRPPALTALLNYYAEQIVYARENSQLPDKETSDAWSRYAAKRAASKDIQAVAPLCTTTWNQDCYYNQLCPTASGGPCNKAYAGCVATAMAQIMKYHNYPVTGVGTHSYVHPTYGTLSANFAGTTYGWANMPNNLVSGSSATQKTAVATLIYHCGVAVEMDYSPSGSGAYNADAPTAFISHFGYNNTAQYVSKSSYNNLQWAILIKGDLDNSLPVLYGGSDNTGSNGHSFVCDGYQGTGLYTDAFHFNWGWSGYDNGYFLLSNLATTNGTFSYYCDAVIHINHPGGVTPGTCDTVTNILQTETPTYYSFTTKWGYWTGTNEYGWSKFAEKFTGLNNTLNGVYIAFAKAVSANPSAQIAVNVYSNGTLPGTLLRTTNVTVNTLQAGYYNLVSFTPALTTTGSFYISVEVPYNTPVDTVAVFGAPYRGTGGLNTAYVFADIGNGAQWYPYDSMNTVFTTSLAYYAATCNIVTAVEDAQSTEPVIYPNPAIDEVNINTGLPLSGEMHVRIFSLSGVLVKEITVGQTENGAATIDVSDLRQGLYLLDIVIDKYHFSNKLSILR; translated from the coding sequence ATGAGAACAGTTAGGAATTGCTTTGTCGCGATGTTCGCGATAATTGCAGTAAGCACAGCATTTGGTGCGCCTGTTGATGTGAATAAAGCAGGCGTTATTGCAAAGAATCTGTTTTACGAAAGAGCGAATATCAATGGTAAGATTGGCTACGATGCCATCACCATTGATCAGGTGTTTACCGAAACCCGAAATTCGCAGAACGTGATGTATATTTTCAATGTGGCCGGTGGTCGCGGATTCGTGATTATTGCCGCCGACGATATTGCTTATCCCGTTCTCGGCTATTCCGATGAAGGAAGTTATACCGCAGAAAACCGTCCGCCGGCACTTACCGCCTTGCTCAATTATTATGCTGAGCAAATTGTTTACGCACGCGAAAATTCACAGCTTCCCGACAAGGAAACGTCAGATGCATGGAGCCGGTATGCCGCTAAACGAGCCGCATCCAAAGATATTCAGGCGGTTGCTCCGCTTTGCACCACCACCTGGAATCAGGATTGTTATTACAACCAGCTTTGCCCCACTGCTTCGGGAGGTCCTTGCAACAAGGCGTATGCAGGATGCGTGGCTACTGCCATGGCACAGATTATGAAATATCATAATTATCCGGTCACCGGAGTTGGAACACATTCATATGTGCATCCGACCTACGGTACGCTTTCTGCAAATTTTGCCGGCACTACCTATGGATGGGCTAATATGCCGAATAATCTTGTATCGGGAAGTTCCGCCACACAAAAAACGGCTGTTGCTACACTTATCTATCATTGTGGTGTTGCCGTGGAAATGGATTACAGTCCTTCCGGCTCAGGCGCTTACAATGCTGATGCACCTACTGCGTTTATCAGCCATTTTGGTTATAATAATACGGCACAGTATGTTTCAAAATCGAGTTACAATAACCTGCAATGGGCCATACTGATAAAGGGCGATCTTGATAATTCGCTCCCGGTGTTGTATGGCGGTTCAGATAATACCGGAAGCAACGGACATTCTTTTGTATGCGACGGCTATCAGGGTACCGGATTATATACCGACGCCTTCCATTTTAACTGGGGATGGAGTGGCTATGATAATGGGTATTTCCTGCTCAGCAACTTAGCCACAACAAACGGAACATTCAGCTATTACTGCGATGCCGTTATTCACATCAACCATCCGGGCGGTGTCACTCCCGGAACCTGCGATACGGTAACAAATATCCTGCAGACCGAGACGCCGACCTACTATTCTTTCACGACCAAATGGGGTTACTGGACAGGAACCAACGAATACGGATGGAGTAAATTCGCCGAGAAATTCACAGGGTTGAACAATACTCTGAACGGTGTGTATATTGCTTTTGCGAAAGCCGTCAGCGCGAATCCGTCGGCACAGATTGCTGTGAACGTTTACAGCAATGGCACGCTGCCCGGCACTTTACTGAGAACAACAAATGTGACCGTAAACACGCTGCAGGCAGGATATTATAACCTTGTTTCGTTTACGCCGGCATTAACTACAACCGGCTCATTCTATATCTCTGTTGAAGTTCCCTATAATACACCTGTTGATACGGTTGCCGTGTTTGGTGCACCCTACCGGGGTACCGGCGGGCTCAATACTGCCTATGTTTTTGCAGACATTGGCAATGGGGCACAATGGTATCCGTATGATAGTATGAACACTGTTTTTACGACCTCACTTGCCTACTATGCTGCCACCTGTAACATTGTTACGGCGGTTGAGGATGCACAATCAACCGAACCGGTTATTTATCCCAATCCCGCCATTGATGAGGTTAACATTAATACAGGGCTTCCGCTGTCTGGCGAAATGCATGTGCGGATATTCAGCCTGAGCGGTGTTCTGGTAAAAGAAATAACTGTCGGGCAAACGGAGAACGGTGCCGCAACCATTGATGTGAGTGACCTTCGTCAGGGTTTATATCTTCTGGATATTGTGATTGATAAATATCATTTTTCCAATAAACTGTCGATACTCAGGTAG
- a CDS encoding T9SS type A sorting domain-containing protein: protein MKKQLFFIALLFVIWTSASFAQPSQGGFPPSFKYGFLPAVFDMQSLQAPDMEQVKKEDGNNEKNGELRKVARSVHAGFTTDNAGTWTDLPDGGRVWRLGIQIDGALALGVCYDGFFIPPGAQLFLYNNDKTQLLGAYTWQNNPTNSGLFANELISGDRVNIEYYEPARVRGKSIISISELAYVYRDFSFRKGAKDFGQSESCEVNINCPEGTNWQDEKTGVARVFLKVGNTWGWCSGTLINNCRNDCTPYFLTADHCGEGSSAADMNQWVFHFNYEASGCTNPSTEPTSQTITGATLKANGGNGGNDGSDFYLLQLNTAPTFNPYYNGWDRNNTAPASGVGIHHPAGDIKKISTYTSAATSASWGGTVQNTHWQLVWAATTSGHGVTEGGSSGSPLFNSSGLVVGDLTGGSSYCSSPNDPDMYGKFYYSWDQNGTTPATRLKDWLDPDNTGATTLQGHYCSGGPTFTANFTANTTNIPVGGTVDFTDLTSGTPTGWTWAFNGGTPATSTTQNPTGIQYNVAGLYTVSLTATDGTNTDNETKPNYITVGNTQPVDGICDTMRFPIPGILVLYSVRYLSGAYGYISGTNGYSDKAKADYFVPAAQYTKLTGAWLQFGKARKRSSIDDDVIFCAWPNTGLGNSPGSVPLGTDTLKLSQLVNEANSHNMTYISFNPPVDISSPFFLGVILPGQPGDTLALLTNKTGQSNPCTAWEQWQNGLWYSYADSSSWGYYLSHAIFPIVCQPNYGVEDLSDNAGVSVFPNPSNGNFTVGFEQMMYNKAEVIVYNVLGAEVKRVTYQGAPTNNINIDLGNQPLGLYYLNITTPERSLTRTVSIIR from the coding sequence ATGAAAAAACAATTATTCTTTATTGCGCTTCTCTTTGTGATATGGACATCTGCCTCTTTTGCACAACCCTCGCAGGGAGGCTTTCCGCCGAGTTTTAAATACGGTTTTCTTCCTGCCGTTTTTGATATGCAATCGCTGCAGGCTCCTGATATGGAACAGGTGAAAAAAGAAGACGGCAACAACGAGAAAAATGGCGAATTACGTAAAGTGGCACGCTCGGTTCATGCGGGCTTCACAACCGATAACGCGGGTACCTGGACAGATCTTCCGGATGGTGGCCGTGTCTGGCGCCTGGGAATCCAGATAGACGGAGCATTGGCTCTGGGTGTTTGCTACGACGGCTTTTTTATTCCGCCGGGAGCACAATTATTTCTTTACAACAACGATAAAACCCAACTTCTGGGCGCCTATACATGGCAGAATAATCCTACCAACAGCGGACTGTTTGCCAATGAATTGATTTCCGGTGACAGGGTGAACATTGAATATTATGAGCCGGCACGCGTTCGCGGAAAATCGATTATCAGTATCTCAGAACTGGCCTACGTTTACCGCGATTTTTCATTTCGCAAAGGAGCCAAGGATTTTGGTCAAAGCGAATCATGCGAAGTAAATATCAATTGTCCGGAAGGGACTAACTGGCAAGATGAGAAAACAGGCGTCGCCCGGGTATTTCTGAAGGTTGGCAACACCTGGGGTTGGTGTAGCGGTACGCTCATTAATAACTGCCGCAATGATTGCACACCCTACTTTCTCACCGCAGACCATTGTGGCGAAGGCTCGAGTGCTGCCGATATGAATCAATGGGTATTTCACTTTAATTATGAAGCATCAGGCTGTACGAATCCATCCACCGAACCAACCTCTCAAACCATCACAGGCGCTACGCTCAAAGCAAATGGCGGCAATGGGGGTAATGATGGATCTGATTTTTACTTGCTGCAACTTAACACCGCCCCTACATTCAATCCCTATTATAACGGATGGGATCGTAATAATACCGCTCCCGCATCGGGCGTGGGCATTCACCACCCTGCCGGTGATATTAAAAAAATATCAACTTATACGAGTGCGGCCACATCTGCGTCATGGGGCGGAACCGTTCAGAATACGCACTGGCAGCTCGTCTGGGCTGCAACTACTAGCGGTCATGGTGTTACCGAAGGCGGCTCATCAGGCTCACCGCTTTTCAACAGTAGTGGTCTGGTTGTTGGCGACCTGACCGGCGGTAGCTCATACTGCTCCTCACCCAATGACCCAGATATGTACGGGAAATTCTACTACTCCTGGGATCAGAACGGAACCACACCTGCCACACGTCTCAAAGACTGGCTCGATCCGGACAACACCGGCGCCACAACGCTTCAGGGACATTATTGCAGCGGCGGTCCAACTTTTACCGCCAATTTTACCGCCAATACCACCAATATTCCCGTAGGCGGAACGGTTGATTTTACCGACCTTACTTCCGGCACACCGACCGGCTGGACCTGGGCATTTAATGGTGGAACACCGGCGACTTCAACCACTCAAAATCCAACAGGAATTCAGTATAATGTTGCCGGTTTATATACCGTTTCTCTTACTGCTACAGATGGCACAAATACTGACAATGAAACCAAACCGAACTACATAACTGTTGGTAATACACAGCCTGTCGACGGTATATGCGATACAATGCGCTTCCCGATACCCGGAATATTAGTGTTGTACAGCGTACGTTATCTTTCGGGTGCCTATGGCTACATTTCTGGTACTAATGGATATTCCGACAAGGCAAAAGCCGATTATTTTGTTCCGGCAGCGCAATACACAAAACTTACCGGAGCCTGGTTACAGTTTGGCAAAGCCCGCAAACGCTCAAGTATTGACGACGATGTTATTTTCTGCGCCTGGCCCAACACAGGTTTGGGCAACAGCCCCGGAAGCGTTCCTTTGGGAACCGACACCCTTAAACTCAGCCAGCTTGTGAATGAAGCCAACAGTCATAATATGACGTATATTAGCTTCAATCCTCCGGTAGATATTTCTTCACCGTTTTTCCTTGGCGTGATTTTGCCGGGGCAGCCGGGTGACACACTGGCGCTGCTGACCAACAAAACCGGACAGTCTAATCCATGTACAGCATGGGAACAATGGCAGAACGGTCTCTGGTATTCATACGCCGATTCAAGTTCATGGGGATATTACCTGTCGCATGCCATCTTTCCGATAGTGTGTCAGCCCAATTATGGTGTTGAAGACCTTTCCGATAATGCCGGGGTTTCTGTCTTTCCGAATCCTTCTAATGGCAATTTCACGGTTGGCTTCGAGCAGATGATGTATAATAAAGCCGAAGTGATTGTGTATAATGTGCTGGGCGCTGAAGTGAAACGTGTGACCTATCAAGGTGCGCCAACCAATAATATTAATATAGACCTCGGAAATCAGCCATTGGGTTTGTATTATTTGAATATCACTACTCCCGAGCGCAGCCTCACTCGAACCGTGTCAATTATCAGGTAA
- a CDS encoding T9SS type A sorting domain-containing protein, whose protein sequence is MKKFLPIILLLILISSFKASAQISQGGLPPSFKTTLSAADIDNIILPSPDMQAVAAQDEEYLKTARPYRIGINIPVNATMENSGTWTDLPNHSGKIWRLKLHSAGASGLNIRFEDFFMPTGSKFYIYNESHTHVLGAFTEVNNNDDGSFATEVLQGETAILEYFQPSDVQAKARMALSNVAYIYRGMESYLKAIAGSGSCEVNIACSEGTNWQDEKKGVLLIETVISGGTFLCSGSVMNNTKGDCTPYVLLADHCSYDAAYASAADMNTWVFYFHYEATTCTGTAPSGVKSMTGCTLKAHDTYGSNNSGSDFYLVQLKTAIPASNNAYFNGWSRSTSPSSSGVGIHHPAGDIKKISTYTSALTSISVGGTGSHWEVTWAATTNGHGVTEGGSSGSPLFNSAGLVIGTLTGGTSYCTTPNDPDYYGKFAQHWTSNGTTSAKQLKPWLDPLNTNPTTLNGTYSCTSSIDETKKSETGISVYPNPTRGAVTVDFGAPVKGTAIFTVNDILGQQVRTIESGSALSTTLTIDLSGLKGGIYFIGITVDNRTVTRKVILQD, encoded by the coding sequence ATGAAAAAATTCTTACCCATTATTCTGTTACTTATTCTCATTTCTTCTTTTAAAGCCTCGGCTCAGATAAGTCAGGGTGGATTGCCTCCAAGTTTCAAAACCACCCTTTCGGCGGCTGATATTGACAATATTATTCTGCCATCGCCCGATATGCAGGCTGTTGCAGCGCAGGATGAAGAGTACTTAAAAACAGCCCGGCCTTACCGTATTGGAATAAACATTCCGGTGAATGCAACTATGGAAAACTCCGGAACATGGACCGATTTGCCCAATCACTCCGGTAAAATATGGCGTTTGAAATTACATTCGGCAGGCGCTTCAGGTTTGAATATCCGCTTCGAGGATTTTTTCATGCCAACGGGCTCTAAATTCTATATCTATAACGAATCACATACGCACGTTCTGGGCGCATTTACCGAAGTAAACAATAATGATGATGGCTCTTTTGCAACCGAGGTTTTACAAGGTGAAACAGCGATACTGGAATACTTTCAGCCCAGCGATGTACAGGCAAAAGCCCGTATGGCGCTCTCCAATGTGGCATATATTTATCGCGGTATGGAATCCTACCTGAAGGCGATTGCCGGATCGGGCTCCTGCGAAGTGAATATTGCCTGCTCGGAAGGTACCAACTGGCAGGATGAGAAAAAAGGTGTTTTGCTGATAGAAACTGTAATCTCAGGTGGAACATTCCTTTGCAGTGGATCTGTAATGAATAATACAAAAGGCGATTGTACACCCTATGTACTGCTTGCTGACCACTGCTCTTATGATGCCGCCTATGCAAGCGCTGCTGACATGAATACCTGGGTTTTCTATTTTCATTATGAAGCAACTACATGCACCGGAACAGCACCAAGTGGTGTGAAATCCATGACAGGATGTACGCTGAAAGCTCATGATACATATGGCAGCAATAATAGCGGGTCTGACTTCTATCTGGTACAGCTGAAAACGGCAATTCCCGCGTCTAACAATGCTTATTTCAACGGATGGTCAAGATCAACAAGCCCGAGCTCAAGCGGTGTCGGCATCCATCACCCCGCCGGCGATATCAAAAAAATATCAACCTATACGTCAGCACTCACCTCAATCAGTGTCGGCGGAACCGGTTCGCATTGGGAAGTTACGTGGGCCGCAACTACCAACGGACATGGTGTTACCGAAGGTGGTTCATCAGGCAGTCCGCTCTTCAACAGCGCAGGTTTAGTGATTGGTACACTTACCGGTGGAACGTCATACTGCACAACGCCTAACGACCCGGATTATTACGGTAAGTTTGCACAACACTGGACTTCAAACGGAACTACATCGGCCAAGCAATTAAAACCCTGGCTTGACCCTCTGAATACCAACCCTACCACACTGAACGGAACGTATAGCTGTACCAGCAGCATTGATGAAACGAAAAAATCAGAAACCGGAATATCGGTTTATCCCAACCCAACCAGAGGTGCTGTTACAGTCGATTTTGGTGCACCCGTGAAGGGAACGGCTATTTTCACGGTGAACGATATTTTAGGGCAACAGGTTCGTACCATTGAATCGGGTTCGGCGCTCTCAACAACTTTAACGATTGATCTTAGCGGACTGAAAGGCGGTATCTATTTTATCGGAATCACTGTTGACAATCGAACCGTAACACGGAAAGTAATTCTTCAGGATTAA
- a CDS encoding MFS transporter, producing MVEQVQRLLSESKAARWAALFVVSFTMFAGYYLADVMAPLQGLCRNQLGWTDTEYGFFTSAYGWFNVFLFFLIIGGIILDKMGIRFTGMGAALIMVVGTAIKYWAISTHSLDAVVLFGWKSQVMVAALGYAIFGVGVEVAGITASKVIVKWFKGKEMALAMGMQLSIARLGTALALSTSLPIALGTGSVSTPILICLIMLCIGVLAFFMYSVMDKKLDASIAEKMERDGTAPEEEFRLKDILKIVLNKGWWYIAILCVLFYSAVFPFLKYATDLMINKFGVDPYWAGLLPGLLPFGTIFFTPIFGGIYDKKGKGATIMIIGAVIIVCVHLLFAVPIIHHWFFAFLLMVVLGIGFSLVPSAMWPSVPKIIPDRQLGTAYSLIFWVQNWGLMGVPYLIGWVLDTYCITSPVGAIEKTYSYTLPMLIFMSFGVLAIFFAILLKREDKKKGYGLELPNIKS from the coding sequence ATGGTTGAACAGGTACAACGTCTACTCAGTGAATCGAAAGCCGCCCGTTGGGCAGCGTTATTTGTGGTATCATTTACAATGTTTGCAGGATATTATCTTGCCGATGTAATGGCGCCGCTGCAGGGTCTATGTCGCAATCAGCTCGGATGGACCGATACGGAATATGGTTTTTTTACCAGCGCATACGGATGGTTTAATGTATTTCTGTTCTTCCTTATTATTGGTGGTATTATTCTCGACAAAATGGGTATCCGTTTTACCGGGATGGGTGCTGCGCTGATTATGGTCGTCGGCACGGCTATTAAATACTGGGCAATTTCAACTCATTCGCTTGACGCCGTTGTTTTATTCGGATGGAAAAGCCAGGTAATGGTTGCCGCTTTGGGTTATGCCATTTTTGGTGTAGGTGTTGAAGTTGCCGGTATCACTGCATCTAAAGTAATAGTCAAGTGGTTTAAAGGAAAAGAAATGGCACTGGCCATGGGCATGCAGTTATCCATTGCAAGGCTTGGTACGGCGCTGGCATTATCCACATCTCTGCCTATTGCACTTGGTACGGGCTCGGTTTCGACACCCATACTTATTTGCCTTATCATGCTTTGCATAGGCGTGCTGGCATTCTTTATGTACTCGGTGATGGACAAAAAACTGGATGCCTCTATTGCTGAAAAAATGGAAAGAGACGGTACTGCCCCCGAAGAGGAATTCCGCCTTAAAGACATTCTTAAAATTGTCCTGAACAAAGGATGGTGGTACATTGCCATTTTGTGCGTATTGTTTTACTCTGCAGTTTTTCCGTTCCTGAAATATGCTACCGATTTAATGATAAACAAATTTGGTGTTGACCCATATTGGGCCGGTTTGTTACCCGGATTATTACCGTTCGGCACAATCTTTTTCACTCCAATTTTTGGGGGTATTTACGATAAAAAAGGAAAAGGTGCGACCATTATGATAATCGGAGCCGTGATTATTGTCTGCGTACATTTGTTGTTTGCCGTTCCTATTATACATCATTGGTTCTTTGCATTCCTGCTGATGGTTGTTCTGGGTATCGGATTCTCTTTGGTTCCCTCGGCAATGTGGCCGTCAGTTCCCAAGATTATTCCCGACAGACAGTTAGGTACCGCCTATTCACTGATTTTCTGGGTTCAGAACTGGGGACTTATGGGCGTTCCTTATCTTATTGGTTGGGTGCTTGATACATACTGTATTACGAGTCCTGTTGGCGCCATCGAGAAAACTTACAGTTATACGCTCCCGATGCTCATCTTTATGTCATTCGGGGTACTGGCCATATTTTTTGCCATCCTGTTAAAGAGAGAAGACAAAAAGAAGGGCTATGGACTGGAGTTGCCGAATATCAAGAGTTAA
- a CDS encoding C10 family peptidase produces MRRLILLAAVCITAIFSVSAQTVSIDKARQVAKNMYFERASMQGQVNAKDISVVSEYTISQNFMPVYYVFNIGNNKGFVIVSADERTVPVLSYAFEGTYSNYNQPENFVSWMNNYKLQIAYARDNNIAQSEEATALWNRYAAETIELSKGTNAVTPLLGAIAWDQGCYYNEKCPTAPMYGMCTRYPTGCVATAMAMIMKYHGWPAHGYGTHSYVHTIANGYPNNCGTLAAPCGTTNYAWSSMPSELTSSSSTTQKNAVATLIYHCGVTINTSYDTDGSGAFVADCQEALTYHFIYNASYESKFSYTDAAWKAKIKANLDAARPILYAGSDPSGTSAGHCFVLDGYQGSGNDYFHFNWGWSGMYNSYNYLSAITPGGVGTGGGNGDFTYDQQAVMDIYPANPSVPVANFTANKTNIVTGDFVNFTNSSTGGLDYLWTVTPNTGLTWMSATTPTSVSPRIKFGTAGNYTVVLKATNSAGSNTKTRSSYIHVSGGSGIEDASISAQITIGPNPSTGSFMINTGAIDAMHLKVDVYNLIGQKQSGYSCAATGNSSLRADLTGLASGIYCIVFTCSEGSASKKVQIIR; encoded by the coding sequence ATGAGAAGATTAATCCTTCTGGCAGCGGTATGTATTACCGCTATTTTCAGTGTATCTGCACAGACTGTTTCGATTGACAAAGCCCGGCAGGTGGCTAAAAATATGTATTTTGAAAGAGCCTCCATGCAAGGGCAGGTTAACGCCAAAGATATTTCTGTTGTATCGGAATACACGATTTCACAAAATTTCATGCCGGTTTATTATGTGTTCAATATTGGCAACAATAAAGGATTTGTTATTGTATCGGCCGATGAGCGCACGGTTCCTGTTCTCAGCTATGCATTTGAAGGAACTTACAGCAATTACAATCAGCCTGAGAATTTTGTATCGTGGATGAATAATTACAAACTTCAGATTGCTTATGCGCGTGATAACAACATTGCGCAAAGCGAAGAAGCCACGGCACTGTGGAATAGATATGCTGCCGAAACCATTGAGCTTTCAAAAGGCACCAATGCGGTTACGCCCTTACTTGGCGCTATCGCCTGGGACCAAGGTTGCTATTACAATGAAAAATGCCCGACGGCGCCCATGTATGGGATGTGTACCCGCTACCCGACCGGATGCGTTGCCACAGCCATGGCAATGATAATGAAATATCATGGTTGGCCGGCTCACGGTTACGGAACCCATTCTTACGTACACACCATTGCCAACGGCTATCCTAACAATTGCGGTACACTCGCCGCACCCTGCGGCACTACGAATTATGCGTGGTCAAGTATGCCAAGTGAGCTTACTTCATCATCAAGCACTACACAAAAAAATGCTGTAGCTACCCTAATTTATCATTGTGGTGTTACTATAAATACCAGTTATGATACCGACGGATCAGGCGCTTTTGTTGCCGATTGTCAGGAAGCACTGACGTATCATTTTATCTACAACGCATCTTATGAAAGCAAGTTTTCATATACCGATGCTGCCTGGAAAGCCAAAATAAAAGCCAATCTGGATGCCGCACGGCCGATACTTTATGCGGGAAGTGATCCCAGCGGCACATCGGCCGGTCATTGTTTTGTGCTCGACGGCTATCAGGGTTCCGGAAATGATTATTTCCATTTTAACTGGGGATGGAGCGGTATGTATAACAGCTATAATTACCTTTCGGCAATTACTCCGGGAGGTGTAGGAACAGGTGGCGGGAATGGTGATTTTACCTATGACCAGCAAGCCGTCATGGATATATATCCAGCAAACCCGAGCGTGCCCGTGGCTAATTTCACCGCCAATAAAACCAATATTGTTACCGGCGATTTTGTGAATTTCACAAATTCATCAACCGGCGGACTTGATTATTTATGGACGGTAACTCCCAATACCGGTCTCACCTGGATGAGCGCCACTACACCTACATCAGTTTCTCCCAGAATAAAATTCGGAACAGCCGGGAATTATACTGTAGTTCTCAAAGCAACAAATTCTGCCGGCTCAAACACAAAAACGCGTTCGAGCTATATTCATGTTTCCGGCGGCAGCGGAATTGAAGACGCCTCCATAAGCGCTCAAATAACCATAGGACCAAATCCTTCTACAGGAAGTTTTATGATAAATACAGGCGCTATCGATGCAATGCATCTGAAGGTCGATGTTTATAATTTAATTGGACAAAAGCAGTCGGGCTATTCCTGCGCAGCAACCGGAAACTCAAGCCTGCGCGCCGACCTGACCGGGCTGGCGAGCGGAATATATTGCATTGTTTTTACTTGCAGCGAAGGCAGTGCCTCGAAAAAAGTTCAGATTATACGATAA